Proteins encoded together in one Salarias fasciatus chromosome 17, fSalaFa1.1, whole genome shotgun sequence window:
- the socs2 gene encoding suppressor of cytokine signaling 2: MTCQSSESSETIEGERRADGSRRTVESDESRIASAMKDLRKTGWYWGGLTANEAKELLQDASEGTFLVRDSSQRDFLFTISAMTAAGPTNLRIEFKHGKFKLDSVVLVKPKLKQFDGVVHLVEHYVQLSRACDRPAAAAAAAAAPHPQPAAPNGTVQLLLTRPVYTATPSLQHLCRIAINRRTRRVQDLPLPNRLKDYLTDYAYNV; the protein is encoded by the exons ATGACCTGCCAGTCCTCCGAGTCCTCCGAGACCATCGAGGGCGAGCGGCGGGCCGACGGCAGCCGCAGGACGGTGGAATCGGACGAGAGCCGCATCGCCTCGGCCATGAAGGACCTCAGGAAAACGG GTTGGTACTGGGGCGGTCTGACCGCCAACGAAGccaaggagctgctgcaggacgccTCTGAGGGGACCTTCCTGGTGCGGGACAGCTCGCAgagggacttcctgttcacCATCTCGGCCATGACGGCGGCCGGCCCCACCAACCTGCGCATCGAGTTCAAGCACGGGAAGTTCAAGCTGGACTCGGTGGTTCTGGTCAAGCCCAAACTCAAGCAGTTCGACGGCGTGGTGCACCTGGTGGAGCACTACGTCCAGCTGTCCCGCGCCTGCGaccggcccgccgccgccgccgccgccgccgccgccccccaccCGCAGCCGGCGGCGCCCAACGGCAcggtgcagctgctgctcaccaGGCCGGTTTACACCGCCACGCCGTCGCTGCAGCACCTGTGCCGCATCGCCATCAACCGGCGGACGAGGCGGGTCCAAGACCTGCCCCTCCCCAACAGACTGAAGGACTACCTGACGGACTACGCCTACAACGTGTAG